Proteins encoded by one window of Methanobacterium sp.:
- a CDS encoding class I SAM-dependent methyltransferase has protein sequence MKSKKVKAHFEEEAAEFDELILKLIPQYKQMVNALVSSIPFKNTDSFKVIDLGCGTGTITKSLKEKFENSEIRCLDLAENMIKMAKIKLNDHDNIKYITGDFYTFDFPEKYDVIVSSLALHHLATDDDKKRFYRKIYNALNHGGVFLNADVILGSNEYLNDLYIARWKEFMNRSISIEEIEEKWIPASLDEDHPAKLVDQINWLGEIGFKDIDVIWKYYGVAVYGGFK, from the coding sequence TTGAAAAGTAAGAAAGTTAAGGCTCATTTTGAAGAAGAAGCGGCAGAATTCGATGAACTCATTTTAAAATTGATTCCACAATATAAACAGATGGTTAATGCTCTGGTTAGTTCAATTCCTTTTAAAAATACGGATTCATTTAAAGTAATTGATCTTGGATGTGGTACTGGCACAATAACTAAATCCTTGAAGGAAAAATTCGAAAATTCAGAAATTAGATGCCTTGATCTTGCTGAAAACATGATTAAAATGGCTAAAATTAAATTAAATGATCATGATAATATCAAATATATAACTGGCGATTTTTATACCTTTGATTTCCCAGAAAAATATGATGTTATTGTATCATCATTAGCCCTGCACCATCTGGCAACTGATGATGATAAAAAGAGATTCTACAGGAAAATATATAATGCTCTAAATCATGGGGGCGTATTTTTAAATGCTGATGTGATTTTAGGCTCAAACGAATATTTAAATGATTTATACATTGCCAGATGGAAGGAATTCATGAATAGAAGCATCAGCATAGAAGAAATAGAAGAAAAATGGATACCTGCATCACTTGATGAAGATCACCCTGCAAAATTAGTTGATCAGATAAACTGGTTAGGTGAAATTGGTTTTAAAGATATTGATGTAATATGGAAATATTATGGTGTTGCAGTCTATGGTGGATTTAAATAA
- the oadA gene encoding sodium-extruding oxaloacetate decarboxylase subunit alpha translates to MKKIKIIETAFRDAHQSLLATRMRTRDMLPIAEEMDKVGYFSMEVWGGATFDTCIRYLNEDPWERLRQLKEEIKKTKLQMLLRGQNLVGYKHYPDDIVRRFVEKSYENGIDVFRIFDALNDIRNMEYAIKVAHEQDAHVQGVISYTVSPYHTLEKYVEFARELEVLGCNSVAIKDMAGLISPHDTYELVKALKEETDLIVNLHCHCTSGMTPMSYYAACQAGVDLLDTAISPLSWGASQPPTESIVAALQGTPYDTELDLKLLTHIKKYFEGIREKYSSILDPIAEQVDTEVLIYQIPGGMLSNFVSQLKVQNALDRYEDVLEEVPRVRKDLGYPPLVTPTSQIVGIQAVMNVLGGERYKSVTKEVKDYLKGLYGKPPAPVNEDIRKKIIGDEKPITVRPGDLLEPQFEKCKEEAEKLGIIKKEEDILTYALYPAVAPKFLKGEAEEEPLAPPKSAETPSEPSGVPTEYAVDVDGEVFNVKVLPIGYMEIESAGSLQAPSGPVEGGVTSTMQGMILKLKVNEGDKVNEGDVVAVLEAMKMENDIHASGSGTVVDIFVEEGDTVNAGDTLMVIK, encoded by the coding sequence ATGAAAAAGATTAAAATCATTGAAACAGCATTTCGTGATGCACACCAATCTCTCCTGGCAACAAGAATGAGGACAAGAGATATGTTGCCTATTGCTGAAGAGATGGATAAAGTTGGATATTTCTCAATGGAAGTCTGGGGCGGAGCAACATTCGATACATGCATACGATACTTAAATGAAGACCCCTGGGAAAGGCTAAGACAGCTTAAAGAAGAGATAAAAAAGACAAAACTTCAAATGCTACTTCGAGGTCAAAACCTGGTTGGATACAAACACTATCCCGACGATATAGTGCGAAGATTTGTCGAAAAATCCTATGAAAACGGAATTGATGTTTTCAGAATATTTGATGCCTTAAATGACATACGGAACATGGAATATGCCATAAAAGTTGCGCATGAACAGGATGCTCATGTTCAGGGAGTAATATCATATACAGTAAGTCCATATCACACATTAGAAAAATATGTGGAATTTGCAAGAGAATTAGAAGTATTAGGATGTAATTCAGTAGCAATAAAGGATATGGCAGGGCTTATATCTCCCCATGATACTTATGAACTCGTAAAAGCTCTTAAAGAAGAAACTGATTTGATTGTGAACTTACATTGCCATTGTACAAGTGGTATGACCCCTATGAGTTATTATGCAGCGTGTCAGGCAGGTGTAGACCTTTTAGATACTGCAATATCACCATTATCTTGGGGAGCATCACAACCACCAACCGAAAGTATAGTGGCAGCACTTCAGGGTACCCCTTACGACACTGAACTTGATCTAAAACTTCTTACACACATTAAAAAATACTTTGAGGGGATAAGGGAAAAATATAGCAGTATTTTAGATCCAATCGCGGAGCAAGTGGATACAGAAGTTTTAATTTACCAGATCCCCGGAGGAATGCTTTCAAATTTTGTTTCACAGCTTAAGGTTCAAAATGCACTTGATAGATATGAAGATGTGCTTGAAGAAGTTCCAAGGGTAAGAAAAGATCTTGGATATCCTCCACTTGTAACTCCAACAAGCCAGATAGTTGGAATTCAAGCAGTTATGAATGTGCTGGGTGGAGAAAGATACAAATCTGTTACAAAAGAGGTTAAAGATTACTTAAAAGGATTATACGGAAAACCTCCAGCACCAGTTAATGAAGACATCCGGAAAAAAATTATTGGAGATGAAAAACCAATAACCGTAAGGCCTGGAGATTTACTGGAACCACAGTTTGAAAAATGCAAAGAAGAAGCAGAAAAGCTGGGAATTATCAAAAAAGAAGAGGATATTTTAACTTATGCATTATATCCTGCCGTTGCCCCCAAATTCTTAAAAGGAGAGGCAGAAGAAGAACCTTTAGCACCCCCAAAATCTGCAGAAACACCTTCAGAACCATCAGGAGTTCCCACAGAATATGCTGTTGATGTTGATGGTGAAGTCTTCAATGTTAAAGTACTTCCTATTGGATATATGGAAATTGAAAGTGCTGGAAGCCTTCAAGCCCCATCAGGACCTGTTGAAGGAGGAGTAACTTCCACAATGCAGGGAATGATCCTTAAACTCAAAGTTAATGAAGGAGATAAGGTAAATGAGGGAGATGTAGTTGCTGTTTTAGAGGCAATGAAAATGGAAAATGATATTCATGCTTCAGGCTCTGGTACTGTAGTTGATATCTTTGTTGAAGAAGGAGACACTGTAAATGCCGGTGATACATTAATGGTTATTAAATAA